Genomic segment of Glutamicibacter sp. JL.03c:
ATTGCGGAAACTTCTGTCCGATCAGGTCAGCCACTCGTTCTGCCTCCCGCACTTTCTCGTCCTTAGGATCAAGGCTTAGCTGAAGCCCAAAATCAGGATCTTCTAGACGTTCAGCACGTACCCCAATCAAGCGGACGGGCTGCGTTAACGGCAGCAACTTCCTCAAGAGCAACACGGAAGCTTCGCTAATTGTTGCCGATGAGTCCGCTGCGGCGCCCAACGCTTTCGAACGCGTGACGCCTGTGAAATCCCGATATTTGATCTTCAGGCCGACACCCCCAGCGGCCTTGCCATGATCCCGCAAACGCCTTGCAACTCTATGACTGAGTCGAATCAATTCGCTCTCGAGTACTTGGACATCTGAAACGTCCTCGGCGAACGTATGCTCTGCGGAAATGCTTTTTTCATCTCGCGTCACCTGCACCGGACGATCATCGATTCCTTGAGATAGCAGATGCAAGGAACGGCCATGCTCGCCCATTCGTGCCACCAGCCTCGATTCAGGTTCCCGGGACAACTGTCCTACAGTCTCGATCCCCAGCGCGCGCAGCTGCTCTCCAGTACGCTTGCCAACGCCCCACATCTTTGAAACCGGAAGCTCTTCGAGAAACTCGCCAGTTCGCTCTGGCGCAATCACGGCCATTCCGTCCGGCTTGGCATACGTAGATGCAAGCTTGGCGATGAATTTGTTCTTCGCGATACCTACACTAGCCGGCAATCCCATCTGCGTACGTATGTGCTCGCGAATCCCTTGTCCTATTTCGACAGGGCCACCTAGCCTGCGCATGCTGCCTGTCACGTCCAGAAATGCCTCGTCCACGCTTACCTGTTCGACCAACGGAGTGATCGTACGGAAGTAAGCCATGATTTCTTCTGATGCCTTCGCATATTTGTCGTGGCTCGGCGCCACAATCGTTGCCTCAGGCATCAGCGGCATCGCCTGGCTCATTGGCATCGCGGAATGAATGCCCCTGGCACGGCAATCATAGGACGCTGAGAGCACGACGCTCCTACCGCCCGGATGCCCGACAATAACAGGCATGTTGACCAGTTCCGGGCGATCGCGCAACTCGACGGAGACAAAAAAGGCGTCCATGTCCACATGCAGCACTGCGCGTTGCACCATTTGCCCCTCCTGAACCAAAAAATCGGACAACACAACCATACTCGAATATATATTCGGTTTTCTCCCTGTCAATCATCAGAACAACGCGGATCATGTTGCCCTCGAATCACCGGTAGAGTTGTAATCAACGAGCCGTAGTTACCAACGAAATGATTTTGCATGTCGCTGCCTAATTCTTTGCCATCCTTCGAGGCCGAGGCCTCCCAGTTGAGTCAAACGTACACCGCCGAAGTCGCGCGGTTGCTTGAAGAATTCTTGGTCGCCAAAACCGCAGAAGTTGGACAAATAACCGCCAGTGCAGTTGAAATCGTCAATGCGATCACATCCTTGACCAAGGGAGGAAAGCGATTGCGTCCCCTCTTTGCATTC
This window contains:
- the dinB gene encoding DNA polymerase IV, which codes for MVQRAVLHVDMDAFFVSVELRDRPELVNMPVIVGHPGGRSVVLSASYDCRARGIHSAMPMSQAMPLMPEATIVAPSHDKYAKASEEIMAYFRTITPLVEQVSVDEAFLDVTGSMRRLGGPVEIGQGIREHIRTQMGLPASVGIAKNKFIAKLASTYAKPDGMAVIAPERTGEFLEELPVSKMWGVGKRTGEQLRALGIETVGQLSREPESRLVARMGEHGRSLHLLSQGIDDRPVQVTRDEKSISAEHTFAEDVSDVQVLESELIRLSHRVARRLRDHGKAAGGVGLKIKYRDFTGVTRSKALGAAADSSATISEASVLLLRKLLPLTQPVRLIGVRAERLEDPDFGLQLSLDPKDEKVREAERVADLIGQKFPQSLVTPARFLRPPD